Below is a window of Chryseobacterium arthrosphaerae DNA.
CCATATATTTTTTTAGCCTGACCCGGCGGAATTCTCTTAGGTCCTCTTCCATGATCATGAACAATACATGATGACAGCATAAACATCACGATAAGAGCTCCTGTAATTTTAAACATATTTTTCATTATTTCACTTTTTCAAACTTAGTTATTCAGTAAATCAAGCTTGATGCCAAAGAGTATTGATCATTTAAAGCCTGTTTTCAAATCCTAAGGTCTGATTATATTCTTTCACTTCTCTTTTCCATCAGAACGAGATCTTTCCATTGCCCATTCAGGTTTCCTATTTTCTTTCGAATGCCTACCATTCTAAATCCATTTTTCTGATGCGATTTGATGGCCATTTCGTTTTCAGAAAACAGATTGGTCTGTAAGGTCCAGAATCCATGATCTTCACTGTCCAGGATTATTTTTTTCAGTAATATGGAACCGAGTCCCTTTCCCTGATATTCGTTATCAAAATAAATGCTTACTTCAGCTACTCCTTTAAAAGATTCTCTTTTGCTTACCGGTTTTAAGGCACACCATCCTACGACGGTATTATTTTCATTTTCCAGTACCCAGCGGCAGTCATTGAAATATTCCATACTCCAGGCCTCTGCGGTAGGAACTTCTGTTTCTAAAGTAGCGATCCCGCTATCCACTCCCTGTTTGAAAATCTCCAGCACTCTGGCTTCATCACTGGGAAGCATTTCTCTTAATTCGTAATTCATCAATTTAATGGTATTTTCTTTTGTTTTTTCTTTTAATTCTTGAATAATGGGTCTGTTTGCTCTTTTCATCTTCAGAAACGACACTGATATTGCCGTCAACCTCCAGAACGGATATTTTCACATTCTTTATATCCTCAATCCCATGTTCCCTTATTGCTTCCTCCAATTCTCCCTGTGTAATCTTTACCCGGTTCAGTGCCGACTGGTCTGCAACGCCATCCCGGATAAGCACTACCGGTTCATCTTCCATAAATCTCTCAAAGGAACGGCTGGAAAACATGAATCTCTTCAAAAGGAAATTAGCTACAAACAAAACCAATGCCGCAACAATTCCTCCCTGCAAAGAGGTATCCGGTCCTACCATAGCATTTTGAACCGCATTAGAGAT
It encodes the following:
- a CDS encoding quinol oxidase subunit 4, whose translation is MFKITGALIVMFMLSSCIVHDHGRGPKRIPPGQAKKIYGGSAKDYAPGQVKKRHRY
- a CDS encoding GNAT family N-acetyltransferase; translation: MNYELREMLPSDEARVLEIFKQGVDSGIATLETEVPTAEAWSMEYFNDCRWVLENENNTVVGWCALKPVSKRESFKGVAEVSIYFDNEYQGKGLGSILLKKIILDSEDHGFWTLQTNLFSENEMAIKSHQKNGFRMVGIRKKIGNLNGQWKDLVLMEKRSERI
- a CDS encoding DUF421 domain-containing protein, with product MDPILNVAVRSLCVYLFMVIAIRLFGKNQLSQLNAGDVVLLLLISNAVQNAMVGPDTSLQGGIVAALVLFVANFLLKRFMFSSRSFERFMEDEPVVLIRDGVADQSALNRVKITQGELEEAIREHGIEDIKNVKISVLEVDGNISVVSEDEKSKQTHYSRIKRKNKRKYH